GCATGACGTGAACAATTAAAACCACACCGTTTTCTTGACGGTAAAATATTCGGCATGGCCTGACAAAAACTTCACGATAAATCGAGTTGGGAATTTCGGGTGGAACATGGCCCGAATCCGGAAACTGCCCAAGCCGATCCACGGTTGAAAATATTTTTTTAACAAGTCCTGCAGCCGCTTCCGGCTTATCCAAAGCGATGTAATCCGCGATTTCTTCCAATTGATCCAGAGCGGGATCCGTCCATACTATTTCAGCCACTTCCGCATCCGCTCTTTGGCCTTCTCATGGGAGGTCGTCCTGCCCTCCAGAATTGCCCTTTCTCCCTTGGACAACCCTTCCAGCAGCGCGAGCCTGCGCTGCATGAATTCGTAATCCTGAACATCGACCAGGTAAGCTGACGGCTGACCATGTTCGGTAATCAATACAGCTTCCTTGCTCTCATGCAGATCGGCAAGGATTCTCGTCGCTTGACGCTTCAGATTGGTGACAAGCTCTACTTTCATGAGAGACCTCCTTCAAAGTGCTACTATAGTAGCACTCTCGTCGGTTTATGGCTACTCTTGCGAGACAAGGAGACCAATCTTGACGCCCAACGGTTCATGATAACCGGCGGCGACGCGAGGTATTGGTCACCACCGCAATTTGGTTTTGCTTTTCAATTTTGCACAGACGTATTTTCCGTCCGGTTGATTATATTGTTAGATTTCTTTTTGTTTTTAAATAAATATGTCAATAGATACAGAGTGTTAAAACAAAACATGATGCTAAAGAGTGTGATTGCTTTGCTGGTAGCTTCAATTGCTAAATCTACCGTTTTGTAGGCTCCATTTTGAGCTGTATAACTGAACTTGGCGATGCTTCTTAATTTCTCTATGTTCGTTTCATTTTTAATTATTTCTTCAAATTTGCTTGTTTTATCCGCGCTGAGCGAAAGAGAATTGTAACTTCCAAAATATGCATTCGAAAGACAAGCAATGCTTATTATAAGGAAAAAGATATTTGCAGCTAATAATAATTTTATGGGATTAGTGCTCATATTAAATTCTTTGAAATCTAACGGTTCATGATAACCGGCGGCGACGCGAATTTGCGTGACCCACCGCAATTTTGCTTTTCAATTTTGCACAGACGTATTTTCCGTCCGGTTGATTAAGTTGTTATACGCTTTTTGATAATTTTGTAATTGTCTCATATGTTAGGGCTTCTAATGGCCCTAGGAATGGTTCGACCTCTTCCTTTATTTTGGGATCAAATGGCAAATAGCCAAAGTTCTTATTCACTTTCAAATGAGCACATCGATGTCTTGCATGAACGATAGAATCAATGAACGAGATAAAGCCCTGTAATGCTTCCTCTTCGGTGGTGAATTCAAAAATTGAAGTGAACACATTTAATAGGTCTGAATTGGTTTTAAGTGTGTCTTTAATATGTTGTTTTTTATGTGTTGGTGGAAACTGACTCTCAAGTATCTTGAAAAATGCGATGAATTTTGCAATAGCGTTTTTTGTGTTTCTAGCTTCGTTGTGTTGAGTCACGAGTCGGAAATCAATTGAGTCTTCAGATTTTTTTGCAAATTTTTGGGAGTCAAATTTGGGGGGAGGGACTGCTTCAACCAAATTGACCACAACACTAAAAGGAGTGTCTCCAACTTCTTCTATTTCTTCAGGCGTTTCTGGCAACCTTTCGCAAACAAGCAGGCCTCCAAGCAACTTAAAGTCACCGTGATCAAAAGCTATTTTTTGGGAAATCATAAATGCCAAATGGTGAATGACTGGCTTGGCCTCGTCGTGTGTCAAAGGTAGCGTGATGTACAATGTCCCCGTTTGCTCGGCATTGGGGTTATTTTTTTCTTTGTCCGGTGATATGGAAATTTCTAATTCAAGATTTTCGGGCAAATTTTCTGCAATATTTACGTTAAGGCCATTTGCGGACCCTATAAATTTATGTTCTTTTTCAAAAACGAAGTCATTAGTTTGAAAATGAAAATGCCATTTTGTCTTCATTGATTTCTCATTTTTTGCGTATAACAATATTTAGACGGATCCGCATAAGATGCGGATTTTCGGCACTATGCCGTATAATGCTCCATTTTCGCATTTCAATAAAATCGACAAACTGCTGAAATCAAATCTATTCCTTCTTTATTCCGGCATATGGCGGCATCTTATGCGGATCCGGATAAGATACCATCAAAGCCCATCCACCGGGCTGCGAACCGCCGATGGACCCCGGTTCAGCACATGCGTGTAAATCATCGTCGTCTTGACATCACTATGGCCGAGAAGTTCTTGAACGGTGCGGATGTCGTAGCCTGCCTCCAGTAGGTGGGTCGCGAAGGAATGCCTGAACGTGTGGCAGGTTGCGCGACATAGGTGTTTTCGGTGCGGCGGCTGTAATGGCGGGCGCGTAGAGCTTGACGCAACTGGTCGAGCAGTTTGGGGGGATTTGTCGGGAGCGGCCTGGAAAGAGGGGAAGGGTCGGGCGGGCTGCTTCCGGGCTGGTGAGTCGTACCTTGCCTGGGCGTATGACTCTCTTGATTCGGCCGCCGGGTTTGATCGTCCATCAGCCCTCCTCGGCAGAAGATAACCCCATTGCATTGGAAGACGATAATCCGCATCGATGCAGCCCGTCAACCACAAAAAATTTCAACAGTGGCCCAAAAGGCGACGGATTTATTTCCCTGCTTCGCCCGTCCTTGGCTTCGCCGGGCGGTTAGAGACTTCGGATTCGAACACCAGATCCTCGCCCGTCTTGCGGTTGTCGTCGTGGCTTGGAACCGCCAATGGATGGGCGATTCCTCAGTCGCCGTCCCCGTCGGCGGTGGGCAGGCGCAGCAGGTAGAGGGTGACGCCGAGGGCGATCAGGGGGAGAAGGATTTGCAGCCAGAGGCGCTCGATGAGGAAAAACGTGGAGAGCAGGATGCTCGCCCAGACCAGCAGAATCGCCTTGACCTTGGCCTTGAGGGGCATGCCGGCGCCGGCGAGATAGGGGCGTACCAGGGGGCCGAGCTGCTCGTGTTCGACCAGCCAGGTATGGAAACGGTCGGAGCTGCGGGAAAAACAGGCCAGGGCCAAAAGCAGGAAGGGGACGGTGGGAAGGACCGGCAGAAAGAGGCCGAGAATCGCCAGGGCGACACTGAGCCAGCCGCAGGCGAAAAGGAGCCAGCGCAGGATGGAGGTGGAGCTGTTCTTTCCGGCGGGCGCGGCGCCCATGCTCAGGCCGGCTCCAGCCCGGCGAATTTGAGCAGCAGGGTTTTCGGCCCGACGCTGCGGAAGTAGACGGTCACCTTCTGTTTGTCGCCGCTCCCTTCCAGGCGACGCACGGTGCCGACGCCAAATTTGAGGTGGCGCACCTGCATGCCGATGCGCGGCCCCTCCTCGGCATCGGGGACGAGGCGGACCTCCTCCTCGAAGGGGAAGTCATCGTCATCGAAGGGGGCGGGGGCGATCTGCTCGAAGATCGAGGCGAGGTTGTGGCCGGCGGTCTTTTTCAGAGCCGGAGCCGGCTGATCGCGCAGGGCCGCAGGCGGAATCTCGCCGAGAAAGCGACTCGGCGGATTGAACTGGTAGTCGCCGTAGACCCGGCGGCGGCGGGCGTGGGTGAGATAGAGCTTCTCCATGGCCCGGGTCATGCCGACGTAGCACAGGCGCCGCTCCTCCTCGATCTCCGCCCCCCCTTCCGCCGCGCGCGAGTGGGGGAAAAGCCCCTCCTCCATGCCGGTCATGAAGACCACGGGGAACTCCAGTCCCTTGGCGGCGTGCAACGTCATCAGCGTCACCCGGTCGAGGCTGTTGTCGTAGCTGTCGAGGTCGGTGATCAGCGCCACCTGCTCCAGATAGTCGGCCAGCGTCCCCTCGCTGCCGTAGTGTTCCTCCATCCCCGCCAGCAGCTGTTCGAGGTTGTCCATCCGCCCCCGCGCCTCCTCGGTGCGCTCCTCCCGCAGCATCGGCCCGTAGCCGCTCTCGTCGATGATGACGGCGGTGAGCTGGGGATAGGGGAATTCCTCCAGCTTTTGCCGGAAACTTTCCATCAGCGTCACGAACTCCCCGACCCGGTTGGCCGCCGCCCCTTTGAGGGCGCCCCGCTCCAGGGCCAGGCGGCAGGCGGGAAGAAAGCCCCCGGCTTCGACTTCGAGGGCGGCGATGCGCTCGACGGTGGCGGCGCCGATCCCCCGGGGGGGGACATTGACGATGCGCCGGGCGGCGATGGCGTCGGCGGGATTGGTCAGCACCCGCAGGTAGGCGAGGATGTCCTTGATCTCCAGGCGCGAGTAGAACTTGACCCCGCCGAACATGACGTAGGGCAGCCCGCGGCCGCGCAGGGCCTCTTCGAGGGAACGGGACTGGGCGTTGGTGCGGTAGAAGACGGCGATGTCGCGGAGATGGCGGCCGCTCTCCTTGAGGCGGGCAATCTCGGCGGCGACGAAGCGGGCTTCTTCCAGGTCGTCGGGCAGGGCTTCGAGGGTGATCTTTTCGCCGGGGGGATTTTCCGTCCACAGCGTTTTCCCCTTGCGCCCAACATTCTTCGCCACCACTTCGCCGGCCGCTTCCAGGATGGTGCGGGTCGAGCGGTAGTTCTGTTCCAGACGAATCACCGTGCAGCCGGGGTAATC
This genomic window from Desulfuromonas acetexigens contains:
- a CDS encoding type II toxin-antitoxin system Phd/YefM family antitoxin — translated: MKVELVTNLKRQATRILADLHESKEAVLITEHGQPSAYLVDVQDYEFMQRRLALLEGLSKGERAILEGRTTSHEKAKERMRKWLK
- the mauJ gene encoding methylamine utilization protein MauJ; translation: MKTKWHFHFQTNDFVFEKEHKFIGSANGLNVNIAENLPENLELEISISPDKEKNNPNAEQTGTLYITLPLTHDEAKPVIHHLAFMISQKIAFDHGDFKLLGGLLVCERLPETPEEIEEVGDTPFSVVVNLVEAVPPPKFDSQKFAKKSEDSIDFRLVTQHNEARNTKNAIAKFIAFFKILESQFPPTHKKQHIKDTLKTNSDLLNVFTSIFEFTTEEEALQGFISFIDSIVHARHRCAHLKVNKNFGYLPFDPKIKEEVEPFLGPLEALTYETITKLSKSV
- a CDS encoding type II toxin-antitoxin system RelE/ParE family toxin; the protein is MAEIVWTDPALDQLEEIADYIALDKPEAAAGLVKKIFSTVDRLGQFPDSGHVPPEIPNSIYREVFVRPCRIFYRQENGVVLIVHVMREEMQLRKFLLEAETNG
- a CDS encoding ATP-dependent helicase — its product is MDELLAGLNPPQRQAVLHHEGPLLLLAGAGSGKTRTLTHRVAHLIRQQGVAPWQILAVTFTNKAAAEMKARLERLLGASELPWVATFHATCVRILRREIAVLGYSSDFTIYDDQDQERLLKAVLTELDIPEKTLKARAAAWAIDAAKNKGLFPEQLDTGDFYGELTARVYARYQQRLQQANALDFGDLLLLAVRLFEAHPEVLHKYRQRFQYIHVDEFQDTNQVQYRLIHLLAGVHCNLCVVGDDDQSIYAWRGAEIGNILGFERDYPGCTVIRLEQNYRSTRTILEAAGEVVAKNVGRKGKTLWTENPPGEKITLEALPDDLEEARFVAAEIARLKESGRHLRDIAVFYRTNAQSRSLEEALRGRGLPYVMFGGVKFYSRLEIKDILAYLRVLTNPADAIAARRIVNVPPRGIGAATVERIAALEVEAGGFLPACRLALERGALKGAAANRVGEFVTLMESFRQKLEEFPYPQLTAVIIDESGYGPMLREERTEEARGRMDNLEQLLAGMEEHYGSEGTLADYLEQVALITDLDSYDNSLDRVTLMTLHAAKGLEFPVVFMTGMEEGLFPHSRAAEGGAEIEEERRLCYVGMTRAMEKLYLTHARRRRVYGDYQFNPPSRFLGEIPPAALRDQPAPALKKTAGHNLASIFEQIAPAPFDDDDFPFEEEVRLVPDAEEGPRIGMQVRHLKFGVGTVRRLEGSGDKQKVTVYFRSVGPKTLLLKFAGLEPA
- a CDS encoding YbaN family protein produces the protein MRWLLFACGWLSVALAILGLFLPVLPTVPFLLLALACFSRSSDRFHTWLVEHEQLGPLVRPYLAGAGMPLKAKVKAILLVWASILLSTFFLIERLWLQILLPLIALGVTLYLLRLPTADGDGD